The following is a genomic window from Sphingorhabdus sp. Alg231-15.
CAGATCCTCATCCGCCTCCGGGTCATAGCTGCGCACCCGCTCAACAAGTTCATATTGCCTCAACACACCCTCAAACTGTCTGGCTTTCCGCGAAGGAGCAACAAAAAAATAGCGTTGAAGCGAAAGCCTTCGAGGGTGGAGGGCATCGCTTCAACGCTTGAGTGTAACCGGCCGAGCCATTTTCATGGCCATAACGGGATTGAGTGGCCGGTTGTGAAGTCTTGTTTACTGGCGGTTGGCGATCCGCTGCTTCGCGCCATTTTTGTCTCCGTTGCACTTGGCAAGCGCCTCAGCATCAACAGCTTCGCCTTTATAGGTGAAAGATGCCAAAGGGCCGACTTTGCGGGACAAACGAGCGCAGACGGTCTTGACCGATGAGCTGCTTTTAGCCCCTTTGCACTCGGTGCCGGCGCAGTGCATCACCGTACCTCTGATAATATGGCGCGTAGCCTCGACGGGCTGTTGCAGCTCGGCCGTATAGGCCACCTGCTTGCTGCGCGCATTAGCCGCGCTAGCGGTAAAAATAAGTGTGGTTGTCAGAATGGCGACAAACAGCATGGCCATATGGCGCAATGGGGTTTGGGAGATAAGCATTTCAAATTCCTTTCGATTCAGCAATTCCCTTTTGTTGCGCCGAAATATCCCGGGGAGGAAAAGTGAGGAAAAATCGGCTTGCAATTTAGGTTGCGAATCAGTACTTAGTTTATTAGGTTTTAAGTTGCAACTAAAAACTTATATTTTTTTTTGGGATTATCCAAAACTGGGCTAGGGTGCGATATGGACAAATTAACCGAAAATCTTGCGGAACTCGGAAACGGCTGCTCACTGCCCATCTCTCTGGAAGTCATTGGCGAGCGCTGGTGCTTCATGATCTTGCGTGCCTCATTTAATGGCGTTCGCCATTTTGAAGACTTTCTCAGTGAGATAGGTATCGCGCGGAATATATTGGCAAACCGCCTGACCCGACTGGTCGAGGCAGGCATTATGTCCCGCCGCCCCTGTGATCATGATAAGCGCAAAGTCGAATATCGCCTGACCGACAAGGGCGCAGACCTGCTCAGTGTGATCGTTGCCATTCGCCAGTGGGGCGAAAAATGGGAAACCGGCGTGCGATCCAATCCGGTGCTGGCCGATGCCAAAGACCGTCGGCCAATCAGCCAGATTTCCATCCGCGCCCATGATGACCGCGTTCTCGGCCTGGATGATCTATGCTGGATTGATGAGGCTGAGCTTAAAAGCCATGCCGCCGACCATAGTGGTTCGGCAGATCGCGCCGATATGGTTGTTCGCCCTCTCAAGGAAATTGGCGAACCCTCTGCGGCTTGAACGCCAGATCGTTACGTTAGCTCCAGACGTCTGTTTATGGCCTATTCGTTGACATAAATGCTGTTAATTGGCCGTGCCATAACCTTGCGGACAATCGGTTCGAAAAATTCCAGCGGTGCGCTTTCATAATTGGCGTCAAACGCCGACTGGTCATATTTTTCACAAAATTCCGCACAATCTTCAAAATGCTCATGTCCACGGAACTGTTCACGCATATCGCGGTCCTGTCCGAGATGGTGGAAAAAATAATAGCCCTGAAAAATTCCGTGTTTCTCTGTAATCCAATGCAGTTTTTCGCTGACAAAGGGTTTCAGGATCGCAGCGGCAACATCAGGGTGGTTAAACGTGCCCAAAGTATCCCCAATGTCGTGCAGCAAAGCCATCACGACATAGTCATCCGGCCGGCCATCGCGGTGCGCGCGGGTTGCGGTTTGCAAACTATGTTCCAGCCGGTCGACCGGAAATCCGCCATAGTCGCCGTCCAGCAACCGCAAATGATCAAGGACGCGGTCTGCTACTTTGCTGGCAAAGGGCATGTAATGGCCGCCAATAATGTCCCAGTCTTCTTTGGTGCCTTCCTCCATCGAAGGGAATTTTGCTCTGACTTCGTTGGGACCGCCCATGACTCTCTCCTTTTTCATGCATCTTGAAAATGCTCTTTATCCAACAAGTTTATGCGATTCTTTCCCAAACGGCAATGCCGCGCTATAGATAGGACATATGGCCGTTATCGAAATCCGCCCCCAGCCCTTTTTTGGCAATAAAAACCGCGCATTCTGGAACCTGCAATC
Proteins encoded in this region:
- a CDS encoding CC_3452 family protein; amino-acid sequence: MLISQTPLRHMAMLFVAILTTTLIFTASAANARSKQVAYTAELQQPVEATRHIIRGTVMHCAGTECKGAKSSSSVKTVCARLSRKVGPLASFTYKGEAVDAEALAKCNGDKNGAKQRIANRQ
- a CDS encoding winged helix-turn-helix transcriptional regulator; its protein translation is MDKLTENLAELGNGCSLPISLEVIGERWCFMILRASFNGVRHFEDFLSEIGIARNILANRLTRLVEAGIMSRRPCDHDKRKVEYRLTDKGADLLSVIVAIRQWGEKWETGVRSNPVLADAKDRRPISQISIRAHDDRVLGLDDLCWIDEAELKSHAADHSGSADRADMVVRPLKEIGEPSAA
- a CDS encoding HD domain-containing protein yields the protein MGGPNEVRAKFPSMEEGTKEDWDIIGGHYMPFASKVADRVLDHLRLLDGDYGGFPVDRLEHSLQTATRAHRDGRPDDYVVMALLHDIGDTLGTFNHPDVAAAILKPFVSEKLHWITEKHGIFQGYYFFHHLGQDRDMREQFRGHEHFEDCAEFCEKYDQSAFDANYESAPLEFFEPIVRKVMARPINSIYVNE